A single window of Aspergillus puulaauensis MK2 DNA, chromosome 5, nearly complete sequence DNA harbors:
- a CDS encoding methionine--tRNA ligase MES1 (BUSCO:EOG09260TUT;~COG:J;~EggNog:ENOG410PG5D;~InterPro:IPR041872,IPR009080,IPR014758,IPR001412, IPR029038,IPR033911,IPR015413,IPR014729;~PFAM:PF09334;~go_function: GO:0000166 - nucleotide binding [Evidence IEA];~go_function: GO:0004812 - aminoacyl-tRNA ligase activity [Evidence IEA];~go_function: GO:0004825 - methionine-tRNA ligase activity [Evidence IEA];~go_function: GO:0005524 - ATP binding [Evidence IEA];~go_process: GO:0006418 - tRNA aminoacylation for protein translation [Evidence IEA];~go_process: GO:0006431 - methionyl-tRNA aminoacylation [Evidence IEA]), whose translation MNHPPPKKKLPFQSIFCPSTSPPSQSPTMATEAKILPKKGERNILVTSALPYVNNVPHLGNIVGSVLSADVFARYHKACGHPTLYICGTDEYGTATETKALEEKVTPEELCAKYNKIHQEVYEWFEIGFDHFGRTPTQKHTEISQTIFKRLYDNGYLAEKAAEQPFCETHGSFLADRYVEGECPRCHYDDARGDQCDKCGHLLDPFDLINPRCKLDGASPVKRNTKHIHLLLDKLQPAIEKYVLPVMENADWPKNSRNITENWLREGLKDRGITRDLKWGVPVPLDGFDNKVLYVWFEACIGYPSITANYTPDWELWWRNPEDVQLYQFLGKDNVPFHSVIFPGCQLGTEDKWTMLHHLNTAEYLNYEGGKFSKSRGVGVFGNNAKETGVAPDVWRYYLLKNRPETGDTQFEWRSFVDSNNSELLAKLGNLVNRVIKLVAASYGSTIPEFTVPESFQPTLDEVTVLLRQYIEEMDGVHLRAGVNTAMKLAEAGNGLIQANRLDNSLIANEPERAAAVVGTVLNLIHLLASVFAPYLPATSKSINEQLGAPFAHIPSLEDIKDGWKPVALKPGHNIGKAQYLFSRIDPKKADMWREQFGGSQADRQKKEEEAAKAAAKKAAKDAAKAKKKEKRAKEAAAAAGADGVAPVEATAKGGAESTDATTEGKHDESVEKVTDGVAQVTIPTS comes from the exons ATGAAtcatccaccaccaaaaaaaaagctcCCCTTCCAGTCCATCTTTTGCCCCTCCACATCCCCGCCATCTCAATCACCCACCATGGCTACAGAAGCAAAAATCCTGCCCAAGAAGGGTGAGCGCAATATTCTAGTTACAAGCGCCTTGCCTTACGTCAATAACGTTCCTCACTTGGGCAACATTGTCGGCTCCGTGCTTAGTGCCGATGTTTTTGCCAG ATATCATAAGGCCTGCGGACACCCAACGCTATACATCTGCGGAACAGATGAGTATGGTACTGCAACAGAAACAAAAGCTTTGGAGGAAAAGGTGACCCCAGAGGAGCTGTGCGCAAAGTACAATAAAATCCATCAGGAAGTGTATGAATGGTTTGAGATTGGATTCGATCACTTTGGGCGCACGCCAACACAAAAACACACCGAAATTTCTCAGACTATCTTTAAGCGGCTTTATGACAATGGGTACCTTGCGGAAAAGGCCGCTGAACAACCGTTTTGCGAGACCCATGGATCCTTCTTGGCCGATCGCTATGTCGAGGGAGAATGTCCACGATGCCACTACGACGACGCTCGCGGAGATCAGTGCGATAAGTGTGGTCACCTCCTCGATCCGTTCGACCTTATCAACCCGCGGTGTAAACTCGACGGCGCCAGTCCCGTGAAGCGAAACACGAAACacatccatctccttctAGATAAGCTTCAGCCAGCTATCGAGAAATATGTTCTTCCTGTTATGGAGAATGCTGACTGGCCGAAGAACTCCCGCAATATCACGGAAAACTGGTTGAGAGAAGGCTTGAAGGACCGTGGTATTACAAGAGATCTCAAATGGGGTGTTCCCGTCCCCTTGGATGGGTTTGACAATAAGGTGCTATATGTGTGGTTTGAAGCTTGCATTGGCTACCCATCAATTACCGCGAATTATACCCCTGACTGGGAACTTTGGTGGCGCAACCCTGAGGATGTCCAGCTTTATCAATTCTTGGGCAAAGACAACGTGCCCTTTCACAGCGTCATCTTCCCCGGATGCCAGCTGGGAACTGAGGATAAGTGGACTATGCTTCATCACCTGAATACTGCTGAGTATTTGAACTATGAAGGTGGGAAGTTCAGTAAATCCCGCGGAGTTGGTGTCTTCGGCAATAACGCCAAAGAAACTGGTGTGGCCCCAGACGTGTGGCGATACTATCTCCTGAAGAACCGCCCCGAAACAGGGGACACTCAATTCGAATGGAGATCATTTGTCGATAGCAACAACAGTGAGTTACTTGCCAAGCTAGGCAATCTAGTCAACCGAGTGATCAAGCTTGTTGCTGCGTCGTACGGCTCCACTATCCCCGAATTCACCGTCCCCGAGAGCTTCCAACCCACCTTAGATGAGGTCACGGTTCTCCTCCGACAATATATTGAAGAAATGGATGGCGTGCATCTGCGCGCAGGTGTAAATACTGCGATGAAGCTCGCCGAAGCCGGTAATGGCTTAATCCAAGCCAACCGACTAGACAACTCCCTCATCGCCAACGAACCCGAGCGCGCCGCTGCCGTTGTCGGTACCGTActcaacctcatccatcTCCTCGCTAGCGTTTTCGCTCCCTACCTCCCTGCTACCTCCAAGTCCATTAACGAGCAACTGGGTGCGCCTTTCGCGCACATCCCATCCCTCGAGGACATCAAGGATGGCTGGAAGCCCGTGGCGTTAAAGCCGGGCCACAATATCGGCAAGGCACAGTACCTGTTCTCGCGTATCGACCCTAAAAAGGCCGATATGTGGCGCGAGCAGTTCGGTGGTTCTCAGGCCGACAgacagaagaaggaggaggaagctgccAAGGCCGCCGCAAAGAAGGCAGCTAAGGACGCGGCGAAGGCcaaaaagaaggagaagagggccaaggaggctgctgctgctgcgggtgCAGATGGTGTTGCGCCTGTTGAAGCCACAGCCAAAGGAGGTGCGGAGTCAACCGATGCCACGACGGAGGGGAAACATGATGAATCTGTCGAGAAGGTCACCGACGGTGTTGCGCAGGTTACGATCCCAACATCGTGA
- the sonA gene encoding putative nuclear pore complex protein (SonA) (COG:A;~EggNog:ENOG410PGB1;~InterPro:IPR036322,IPR037631,IPR015943,IPR001680, IPR017986;~PFAM:PF00400;~go_function: GO:0005515 - protein binding [Evidence IEA];~go_process: GO:0006406 - mRNA export from nucleus [Evidence IEA]), producing MSGLFGAAATTTTAASNTTGDISKDVALNSPPEDSISDLRFSPASDHLAVASWDKKVRIYEINDQGQSEGKALFEHEAPVLNCCWSPDGTKVVGAGADKAARMLDLAANATTPIQVAAHDAPIRCCHMFPNPAGGNPLLVTGSWDKQVKYWDLRQSTPIASLECQERVYTMDVKDKLLVIGTADRYINIVDLNNPTKFYKTMQSPLKWQTRVVSCFADASGFAVGSIEGRCAIQYVEDKDSHSNFSFKCHRETPPNQRDVNNIYSVNAISFHPVHGTFSTSGSDGTFHFWDKDAKHRLKGYPSVGGTISSSAFNRNGNIFAYAVSYDWSKGYSANTPQLPNKVMLHPVGQEEVKPRPGTRRR from the exons ATGTCGGGCCTTTTTGGCGCTGCGGCCACTACCACAACAGCTGCAAGTAACACCACTGGGGACATTTCAAAAGACGTCGCCCTTAATTCTCCCCCCGAGGATAGCATTTCAGATCTTCGCTTTTCACCTGCAAGCGATCACTTAGCTGTAGCATCATGGGATAAGAAAGTCCGCATATACGAGATCAACGATCAAGGTCAGAGCGAGGGCAAGGCACTTTTCGAGCATGAAGCTCCAGTTCTGAACTGCTGCTGGTCACCT GATGGCACAAAAGTCGTTGGTGCAGGTGCAGACAAGGCGGCTCGCATGCTCGATCTTGCAGCCAATGCCACCACACCTATCCAGGTCGCCGCCCATGACGCCCCGATCAGATGCTGCCACATGTTTCCGAATCCGGCTGGTGGCAACCCCCTCCTCGTGACTGGTTCCTGGGACAAACAAGTCAAATACTGGGATCTGCGGCAATCGACGCCTATCGCATCATTGGAGTGCCAGGAACGTGTTTACACCATGGACGTCAAAGACAAATTACTAGTTATCGGAACGGCAGACCGGTACATCAACATCGTCGATCTAAATAACCCGACAAAGTTCTATAAAACCATGCAGTCTCCTCTAAAATGGCAAACACGAGTGGTCAGCTGTTTTGCAGACGCAAGTGGCTTTGCCGTCGGGAGTATTGAGGGCCGCTGTGCTATCCAGTACGTCGAGGATAAGGATTCGCACTCGAACTTCAGTTTCAAGTGCCACCGTGAAACGCCTCCCAACCAACGCGATGTCAACAATATCTACTCCGTCAATGCCATTTCCTTCCATCCAGTTCACGGCACTTTCAGTACATCCGGTAGTGACGGGACTTTCCACTTCTGGGATAAAGATGCCAAGCACCGTCTAAAGGGATATCCCAGTGTTGGGGGGACAATCTCTAGTTCGGCTTTCAACCGCAATGGAAACATATTTGCTTACGCCGTGAGTTACGACTGGAGCAAGGGATACTCAGCGAACACTCCACAACTTCCCAATAAAGTCATGCTTCACCCCGTTGGGCAAGAAGAGGTGAAGCCGAGACCAGGTACTAGGAGGCGATAA
- a CDS encoding Yae1 family protein (COG:S;~EggNog:ENOG410PRAF;~InterPro:IPR019191;~PFAM:PF09811) yields the protein MDNNLLESLLDLEEDFYKEGFGLGTADGAEAGYTEGSVFAVEKGFEKFVELGKLYGKALVWAQRLADIKQNTHKTSSPNSELIFGIEEVGEESSLKPVACKSMAKFSHSSRLAKNLDTLLELVDPASLPMQNTEEAVTDVDERLKGAVIKAKLIQRAFGEREDTSDIQPDSKGGQISGDGTGSIEDISSLNIRH from the coding sequence ATGGATAACAACCTTCTTGAAAGCCTTCTCGACCTGGAGGAAGATTTCTACAAAGAAGGGTTCGGCCTGGGGACTGCGGATGGCGCGGAGGCTGGGTATACTGAAGGAAGTGTGTTTGCTGTGGAGAAGGGGTTTGAGAAGTTCGTTGAACTGGGAAAACTCTATGGCAAAGCGCTGGTTTGGGCTCAGAGGCTTGCGGACATCAAACAGAACACACACAAGACATCTTCACCGAACTCAGAACTGATTTTTGGCATCGAAGAGGTGGGAGAAGAGAGCTCCCTGAAACCTGTCGCTTGCAAGTCGATGGCGAAATTCTCTCACAGCTCCCGACTCGCAAAGAACCTCGATACACTTCTCGAACTGGTTGATCCAGCTTCTTTACCCATGCAGAACACAGAAGAGGCTGTCACAGATGTAGATGAACGTCTGAAAGGGGCGGTCATCAAAGCAAAGCTCATACAGCGTGCATTTGGCGAGCGCGAGGATACCTCAGATATCCAACCTGATTCCAAAGGGGGTCAAATTTCTGGCGACGGCACTGGCAGCATTGAAGACATCAGCTCCCTCAATATCAGACATTGA